One part of the Marinobacter sp. M3C genome encodes these proteins:
- a CDS encoding ATP-binding protein, which yields MIEAEIPHNEAKRLEALQRLSLLDSLPEERFDRIVAIARELFDTPVALISLIDAERQWFKSRDGISQQETPRAESFCAHAVAADTPLIIENALEDQRFCNNPLVTGEFGLRFYAGHPIHSPEGYPLGALCVIDHKPRLFSEKNQELLRTLAEAVDEAIASRRARNYFPKVIERQRFGAFMQGIGSRLSRQSVSLGIAASLFAGLIMLMSSQYVQSLESDYLQDRASISSALYNLRGRMETELNARLHLTHGLSGFVRAGPKNIDRQAFLSFAQDLGSSIPGIRSVQLAPDAIVTYIWPEETNSPALGHQLLADPKRKEAAELAIKSRKLWVAGPHELIQGGTALIGRLPIFLPHTESEPGGGSDIFWGFATVLVDLDNLLRISELDYLSDKAPVAIRGYNGLGSDGRVFVGPSDLFEGEHLTASVALPEGSWEVGVAIPPAPSFHDLPGYIWGLIVSAALLISTLLYLLLRLPFRYQQAVDNAKNDLSQSNARFKDAIESLPDGLSVFDSNDRLIRCNRKYREFFASENIPVPLGLSFEELLRDGIASGHYLFPDIKASTREAFFAKRMSHHLNPTPEGIEIHIADGRCLRAQESRIPSGGTVVAYSDVSELKNKEHELANAKKKAETANEAKTAFLATVSHELRTPLNAILGLLNLVQMSGRLEKTDQNFIDVTYESAEHLLNLLNELLDLSKMESNKLELESNTFNLACITRKAITLCANRADQKEISLIEDVDDTADVMVIGDAGRLQQILLNLISNSLKFSDQGLVTVSVEKTKNLNDEMWFCFRVVDTGIGFTDAQAKSLFQPFSQLDSTASRKHEGTGLGLAICKRLVELMGGKIWAQGELGKGATFEFEIPFLASANNDKDEAISMFEEATPLNFTDRPVRVLIAEDSPANQMVFRAMLEDTGYVVDIVGNGLEAVTAANAFDYDVILMDIFMPEMDGLKATQAIRQSGRMNSKPIIALTANAMPGDREKFIGAGMDDYLAKPVNKNTLLKMLNRWSHAKA from the coding sequence ATGATCGAAGCGGAAATTCCCCATAATGAAGCGAAGAGACTAGAAGCCCTTCAACGGCTTTCCCTACTCGACTCGTTGCCGGAAGAGCGATTTGACAGAATAGTGGCTATAGCCCGGGAGCTGTTCGATACGCCAGTCGCTCTGATATCGCTGATTGACGCCGAGAGACAGTGGTTCAAATCAAGGGACGGCATAAGCCAGCAGGAAACACCTCGTGCTGAATCATTCTGCGCGCACGCGGTAGCAGCTGACACTCCGCTGATAATAGAGAATGCTCTGGAAGACCAGCGTTTTTGCAACAATCCTCTGGTTACCGGCGAATTCGGGTTGCGGTTCTACGCCGGACATCCAATCCATTCCCCGGAGGGCTACCCTTTGGGTGCACTTTGCGTCATCGACCATAAGCCACGTCTGTTTAGTGAAAAAAACCAGGAGCTGCTTCGAACACTGGCGGAGGCAGTGGATGAAGCAATTGCATCCAGGAGAGCGAGGAATTATTTCCCGAAGGTAATCGAAAGGCAGCGCTTCGGTGCTTTTATGCAGGGTATCGGAAGTCGACTTTCCCGGCAGTCCGTGTCGCTGGGTATCGCTGCGAGCCTTTTCGCTGGTTTGATTATGCTAATGTCCAGCCAATATGTGCAATCTTTGGAGAGCGATTATCTTCAAGATCGAGCCTCAATCTCCAGCGCACTTTATAATCTGCGTGGCCGCATGGAAACCGAGTTGAACGCTCGACTTCATCTTACCCACGGTCTTTCTGGCTTCGTCCGGGCCGGCCCGAAAAACATTGATCGACAAGCGTTTCTATCCTTCGCGCAGGACCTCGGAAGCAGCATTCCTGGTATTCGCAGCGTTCAACTCGCCCCTGATGCCATCGTCACGTACATTTGGCCAGAGGAGACGAATAGCCCGGCACTTGGCCACCAACTCCTCGCAGACCCGAAACGCAAAGAGGCAGCCGAGCTTGCGATCAAAAGCCGCAAGCTCTGGGTGGCCGGCCCACATGAGCTGATTCAGGGGGGCACCGCGTTGATTGGTCGGTTGCCGATATTTTTGCCACATACTGAATCCGAACCGGGCGGCGGCTCAGACATATTCTGGGGGTTCGCGACAGTGCTCGTTGATCTGGACAACCTACTTAGAATCTCTGAGTTAGATTACCTGTCAGATAAAGCGCCTGTTGCGATTCGCGGATACAATGGGCTTGGCAGTGATGGCCGAGTCTTTGTAGGCCCAAGTGATCTATTCGAAGGCGAACACCTAACTGCATCTGTCGCGCTACCGGAGGGTAGCTGGGAGGTGGGTGTTGCTATACCTCCAGCGCCTTCATTTCATGATCTACCCGGCTACATCTGGGGATTGATTGTCTCGGCGGCGCTACTTATCTCGACCCTGCTTTACCTGCTGTTACGCTTACCATTTCGGTACCAGCAGGCCGTCGATAACGCAAAAAACGACCTCTCTCAAAGTAATGCCCGTTTTAAAGATGCCATCGAATCGCTTCCTGATGGGCTCTCTGTATTTGACTCCAACGACCGCCTCATCCGCTGTAACAGAAAATACAGGGAATTTTTTGCCAGCGAAAACATACCTGTGCCTTTGGGACTCTCATTTGAAGAGCTTCTTCGAGACGGGATTGCCAGCGGTCATTACCTCTTTCCTGACATTAAAGCGTCGACCCGTGAGGCTTTTTTCGCCAAGCGAATGTCCCACCACTTGAATCCAACCCCCGAAGGAATCGAGATCCACATCGCAGATGGGCGTTGTCTGCGGGCGCAAGAGTCCCGCATTCCCTCAGGTGGGACAGTTGTCGCCTATTCTGATGTTTCTGAATTGAAAAACAAGGAGCACGAACTCGCAAACGCCAAGAAAAAGGCTGAAACCGCGAACGAAGCCAAAACGGCATTTTTGGCGACCGTCAGTCACGAATTGCGCACGCCACTTAATGCCATTCTCGGTTTATTGAACTTGGTTCAAATGAGCGGGCGGCTTGAAAAGACTGACCAGAACTTCATTGATGTTACTTACGAATCTGCAGAACACCTTCTTAACCTTTTGAACGAACTATTGGATCTCTCAAAAATGGAGTCCAACAAGCTAGAGCTCGAATCCAACACCTTTAATCTCGCCTGTATTACCCGAAAGGCAATAACCCTTTGCGCCAACAGAGCAGACCAAAAAGAAATTTCGCTTATCGAAGATGTTGATGACACTGCTGACGTAATGGTTATCGGAGATGCGGGGCGCCTCCAACAGATCCTTCTGAACCTGATTTCGAATAGTTTGAAGTTCTCTGATCAAGGCTTAGTTACCGTCTCCGTCGAAAAAACAAAAAATTTAAACGATGAAATGTGGTTCTGCTTTCGGGTTGTAGACACCGGGATAGGATTTACTGACGCACAGGCTAAATCCTTGTTTCAACCTTTTAGTCAGCTTGACTCAACCGCATCACGAAAACATGAAGGGACGGGCCTGGGGCTTGCAATCTGCAAGCGCCTCGTTGAACTCATGGGCGGCAAAATATGGGCTCAGGGCGAGCTGGGAAAAGGCGCGACTTTCGAGTTTGAGATACCTTTTTTAGCCAGCGCGAACAACGATAAAGATGAAGCTATCTCGATGTTTGAAGAGGCAACTCCGTTAAATTTTACGGATAGGCCAGTTCGGGTTCTGATTGCCGAGGACTCTCCTGCTAATCAAATGGTATTCAGAGCCATGCTTGAGGATACAGGCTACGTCGTCGATATAGTCGGAAATGGACTTGAAGCGGTGACTGCGGCCAACGCGTTCGACTATGACGTGATACTGATGGATATCTTTATGCCGGAAATGGA
- a CDS encoding phosphate/phosphite/phosphonate ABC transporter substrate-binding protein, whose protein sequence is MFRKTLVFAAMVIGGLLIFVPKGLSQHGGEDVLSLGVVPQQASERLARQWIPLANYLSEKTGLKIEFSTAPDIPEFEKRLAAGEYDVAYMNPYHFTVYNEDPGYTAVVRQRDHFLRGIIVVPATLEVESLAGLTGLDLAFPAPNAFAATLITRAFLNNIAPGYTATFVRSHDSVYRAVANGIFAGGGGILRTFNEIDPEIRSKLEILWISPGYIGHAVAAHPTVPDKTRLSLQNALIEVGDSEKGQKILEELGIKGFQVAYDADWNEVRALGLDQ, encoded by the coding sequence ATGTTCAGAAAAACATTGGTTTTTGCCGCAATGGTGATTGGCGGTCTATTAATTTTTGTACCAAAGGGCTTATCTCAACATGGGGGCGAGGATGTACTCTCGCTCGGCGTCGTTCCGCAGCAAGCCAGTGAAAGACTCGCCCGACAATGGATACCGTTGGCTAATTATCTCTCTGAGAAGACTGGCCTTAAGATAGAGTTTTCAACGGCACCGGACATTCCAGAGTTCGAAAAACGCCTTGCCGCAGGGGAATACGACGTCGCCTATATGAATCCCTATCACTTTACGGTTTATAACGAAGACCCAGGGTACACTGCGGTAGTCCGTCAGCGGGATCATTTTCTTCGGGGTATCATCGTTGTTCCTGCCACGTTAGAAGTAGAATCTCTGGCAGGGCTAACGGGGTTGGATCTCGCCTTTCCGGCGCCGAACGCGTTTGCTGCGACACTGATAACGCGAGCTTTTCTTAATAATATCGCTCCCGGATACACAGCCACGTTTGTCAGGTCCCATGATTCCGTTTATCGCGCTGTGGCGAACGGAATTTTTGCCGGGGGAGGTGGGATTCTCAGAACGTTTAACGAAATAGATCCTGAGATCCGTTCAAAGCTCGAAATTCTCTGGATTTCTCCGGGATATATAGGGCATGCCGTAGCGGCCCATCCGACAGTTCCGGATAAAACCCGCTTAAGTCTCCAAAACGCATTGATCGAAGTTGGCGACTCTGAAAAGGGCCAGAAGATCCTTGAAGAGCTGGGCATCAAAGGGTTCCAAGTAGCTTACGATGCGGACTGGAATGAGGTAAGGGCACTGGGCCTTGATCAATGA
- a CDS encoding PAS domain S-box protein, with the protein MSFKWKTILGIAVIELLFLSILICQASRYIENQGEAAIEKRAKDTVFLADTVIQDALISLDLATLEEQVQQLGRLDGVKYASLERYGKTLAATDSSLTSGISDNPDTSVAKAVDGVFDIHHEIRVADKTLGLLRIGFSVEELHALTQQAQGHLLAIAFFELLLVGLCSWILAYYLTKRLLLLRNASQTLRSGFVSEPIAEKGNDEVTDTIRAFNLMSATLLARERALKQANRELLESNNKLVAQGEEMRSMFDAAPDGIAILDNEKRVVFANQNLKSLFEIDESFLLGRPIADFLGSETNRQLIDREGVQKGVKASFVTGSERTVFFEMNMSLIHMENGEQFVLIVRDKTQEHELAHAVLVSEQLKSNLVDSSLDALITINSKGKITDFSKSAESLFGWRKSEILGQSMEDHFVPEQMRPAHARGMAHFLATGEGPLIGKRVETTAQQKSGRFFPVELALTAIWIDGEPFVMAAIRDITERKEREQELMAAKIQAEEASTAKSRFLSYMSHEIRSPMNAVLGALELIHEQGKLGESERRYLELARQSGDSLLGVINEILDLSKIESGRIEFKRVGFSPAELIKSVADSVLTNSKKRGVDINVEFSRSIPSVIIADRIHLKQVLIILLDNARKFTEQGEVNLFASTVCLAGGDQQERLRIEVCDTGPGIPSDLLESIFLEFEQVDAARDSGFGGTGLGLAIAKKLVNGMGGTIWADSEVGVGSTFTFEIPFSDKDVTSAERCAQGAEENATGPIGDEVSERRNDICGQLILLVDDVEANLTIGAELLKSRGYRVDLAHDGLEAVERARETDYALILMDIRMPRMNGLEATEKIRHSGGINSRTPILALTANAETSEMKRCSEAGMNGFVSKPFSIDVLNDAIMRCLNENEQKEAGMQKPTRNSDEEREVMSMNVLNQLVKDTSLESLPMMISVFINEIKKRIEGINRAVESNDEAEIREQAHALKSCSGTFGGLRLQAAASELEDLASESSACSYPALVTDVRNVADETVLEYAGYREKLDMSSQIANRTV; encoded by the coding sequence ATGTCTTTTAAGTGGAAAACGATTCTCGGCATTGCGGTTATTGAGCTGCTTTTCCTCTCCATCCTTATATGCCAGGCCTCTCGTTATATCGAAAACCAGGGCGAGGCGGCTATTGAAAAACGGGCGAAAGATACTGTTTTTCTGGCTGACACTGTCATTCAGGATGCCCTTATTTCCCTTGACCTGGCGACCCTCGAGGAACAAGTGCAGCAATTAGGCCGGCTTGATGGTGTTAAATACGCAAGTCTTGAGCGATACGGGAAGACCCTTGCGGCGACTGATTCAAGTCTCACTTCAGGCATCTCCGACAACCCTGATACCAGTGTGGCAAAGGCGGTTGATGGCGTTTTCGACATTCATCATGAAATACGGGTAGCGGATAAAACCCTCGGCCTACTCAGAATCGGCTTTTCTGTTGAAGAACTCCACGCCCTGACTCAACAAGCGCAAGGCCACCTGTTGGCCATCGCATTTTTTGAACTTTTACTCGTGGGTCTCTGCTCATGGATTTTGGCGTATTATCTCACCAAGCGGCTGCTATTATTGCGAAATGCCAGTCAAACGCTTCGATCGGGATTCGTAAGTGAACCCATTGCCGAGAAAGGAAATGATGAGGTTACAGACACTATTCGTGCTTTTAATCTCATGTCAGCGACACTTTTGGCGCGCGAACGCGCGCTGAAGCAAGCCAACAGAGAACTTTTGGAATCCAATAACAAGTTGGTTGCACAAGGCGAAGAGATGCGGTCCATGTTCGACGCCGCCCCCGATGGTATCGCAATCCTCGATAATGAAAAGCGCGTCGTTTTTGCAAATCAGAACCTGAAGAGCCTTTTTGAAATCGATGAATCATTCCTATTGGGTCGGCCGATAGCTGATTTTTTGGGCTCTGAAACTAATAGGCAGCTTATTGACAGGGAAGGGGTTCAGAAAGGCGTCAAGGCCAGCTTCGTCACAGGTTCGGAGAGAACCGTTTTTTTTGAAATGAATATGTCCTTAATTCATATGGAAAACGGTGAGCAATTTGTTCTGATCGTCCGGGACAAGACCCAGGAGCATGAATTGGCGCATGCAGTGTTGGTCAGTGAACAGCTTAAATCCAATCTCGTTGATTCAAGTCTTGATGCGCTCATAACCATAAATAGTAAGGGTAAAATTACAGATTTCAGTAAATCTGCTGAGTCTCTTTTCGGTTGGCGAAAATCGGAGATCCTGGGGCAGTCCATGGAGGATCACTTCGTCCCAGAGCAGATGAGACCAGCCCACGCAAGGGGAATGGCACATTTCCTTGCAACGGGTGAGGGGCCTTTGATTGGCAAGCGTGTTGAAACGACTGCCCAACAAAAATCCGGGCGTTTTTTTCCCGTTGAGCTGGCACTGACTGCGATCTGGATTGACGGTGAGCCGTTTGTGATGGCAGCCATCCGCGATATCACTGAGCGAAAAGAACGGGAACAAGAATTGATGGCCGCGAAAATACAAGCCGAAGAGGCATCGACCGCTAAATCACGTTTCCTTTCCTATATGAGCCACGAAATTCGCTCGCCGATGAACGCAGTACTCGGCGCACTGGAACTGATCCATGAACAAGGCAAGCTGGGGGAGTCCGAACGGCGCTACCTGGAACTTGCCCGTCAGTCCGGGGATTCGTTGCTTGGCGTCATTAATGAAATTCTTGATCTTTCCAAAATTGAGTCCGGTCGCATTGAGTTCAAACGGGTTGGTTTTTCGCCGGCAGAACTCATTAAAAGTGTCGCAGACTCGGTTCTCACAAATAGTAAGAAAAGAGGCGTCGATATAAACGTGGAGTTCAGCCGATCGATACCTTCAGTAATCATTGCTGACAGAATTCACCTCAAACAGGTTTTGATCATTCTTCTGGATAATGCCCGGAAATTCACAGAGCAGGGTGAGGTGAATTTATTTGCCTCAACGGTGTGTCTCGCTGGAGGCGACCAACAAGAACGACTTCGCATCGAGGTGTGTGACACGGGTCCGGGTATTCCCTCCGACCTCTTGGAAAGCATTTTTCTGGAGTTCGAGCAGGTGGATGCAGCCAGGGATTCGGGTTTCGGTGGGACCGGTCTTGGGCTTGCCATCGCGAAAAAACTCGTTAATGGGATGGGTGGCACTATTTGGGCTGACAGTGAGGTTGGTGTTGGGTCAACTTTTACCTTTGAGATTCCCTTCTCGGACAAAGACGTGACTTCGGCGGAGAGGTGTGCCCAAGGAGCTGAGGAAAACGCGACTGGACCGATTGGGGACGAGGTATCGGAAAGGAGAAACGATATTTGCGGGCAGTTAATACTGTTAGTTGACGATGTGGAGGCGAATCTGACGATCGGGGCGGAGCTTCTCAAAAGCCGTGGATACCGGGTTGACCTCGCCCATGATGGTTTGGAAGCAGTGGAGCGTGCTCGTGAAACTGACTATGCATTGATCCTTATGGATATAAGGATGCCCCGAATGAATGGCTTGGAAGCCACTGAGAAAATCCGCCACTCAGGTGGAATTAATTCGCGCACCCCAATTCTTGCATTGACCGCCAATGCGGAGACGTCAGAAATGAAACGCTGCTCCGAAGCAGGTATGAATGGCTTCGTGAGCAAACCCTTTAGTATTGATGTTCTCAACGACGCCATTATGCGTTGCCTGAATGAGAATGAGCAGAAGGAAGCAGGTATGCAAAAGCCAACCAGAAACAGTGACGAAGAGCGGGAAGTAATGTCCATGAATGTGTTAAACCAGCTAGTTAAAGACACATCGCTGGAAAGCTTACCGATGATGATTTCGGTGTTCATTAATGAGATAAAAAAACGGATTGAAGGCATCAATCGAGCGGTCGAGTCCAATGACGAGGCCGAAATCCGTGAGCAGGCCCATGCCCTCAAGAGCTGTTCTGGAACTTTTGGCGGGTTGCGCCTCCAGGCTGCGGCGAGCGAACTCGAAGATTTGGCGAGTGAGTCATCAGCTTGCTCATATCCTGCTCTTGTTACGGATGTTAGAAACGTAGCAGATGAAACGGTGCTGGAATATGCTGGCTACCGTGAGAAATTAGATATGTCTTCGCAGATAGCAAATCGAACCGTTTGA
- a CDS encoding sigma-54 dependent transcriptional regulator, whose product MPRENRPSVLLIEDSPSNAMVYQSYLQSDYEVRIAHTGAEALEHLSRYAFDIVITDVRLPDMSGLSILDKVHEESPSLPVVVITAHGSVDMVVDAMQRGASDFISKPFDKARLAVTLGNILKKHKLEETVQQYEKVYRREQFHRMIGASLPMQNVYRIVESAARSNASVFITGESGTGKELCSEALHSESPRAGEQFVALNCAAIPRELIESEIFGHVKGAFTGASAARDGAALRASGGTLFLDEIGEMPLDLQSKLLRLIQSGTFTPVGSSKELKVDIRFICATNRDPLREVREGRFREDLYYRLHVIPIHMPALRERGGDILLLARSLLTLYASDEGKGFTGFSKDVESFLTQYDWPGNVRELSNVIRNVVVLNDDTVVEMSMLPNLVRSQGLGRGTVSAGSSSVPSSATLESSSFSASETPARSQPKLSSTTGAILPLWLEEKRVIEAAIAKCDGNVPRAAAFLEISASTIYRKKQQWEKEQAARESI is encoded by the coding sequence ATGCCAAGGGAAAACCGTCCGAGTGTGCTTCTTATTGAAGACAGCCCTTCCAATGCAATGGTTTACCAGAGCTATCTTCAGAGCGATTACGAGGTTCGCATCGCCCATACCGGCGCTGAAGCCCTGGAACACCTTAGTCGGTATGCATTTGACATTGTGATCACAGATGTTCGGTTACCAGACATGAGTGGTCTCAGCATACTTGATAAAGTTCATGAAGAGAGCCCGTCGCTTCCTGTTGTTGTGATCACCGCCCACGGCTCGGTTGATATGGTTGTGGATGCAATGCAGCGGGGCGCCAGTGACTTCATTTCCAAGCCGTTTGATAAAGCCCGGTTAGCCGTCACTCTGGGGAATATACTCAAAAAGCACAAACTCGAAGAGACAGTACAACAATACGAAAAGGTTTATCGGCGGGAACAGTTCCATCGCATGATCGGTGCGTCTTTACCCATGCAAAATGTGTATCGGATTGTCGAGAGCGCTGCCAGAAGTAACGCCTCGGTGTTTATTACCGGGGAGAGTGGAACAGGGAAGGAGCTTTGCTCCGAGGCACTTCACTCGGAGAGCCCGCGAGCGGGTGAGCAATTCGTTGCACTGAACTGCGCGGCCATACCCCGCGAGTTAATCGAAAGTGAAATATTTGGTCATGTAAAAGGTGCCTTTACTGGCGCATCGGCAGCTCGTGACGGCGCGGCTTTAAGGGCAAGCGGCGGCACGCTTTTTCTCGACGAAATTGGTGAAATGCCTCTGGATTTGCAGAGCAAGCTTTTACGCCTGATTCAATCCGGAACCTTTACCCCTGTCGGAAGCAGCAAGGAACTCAAGGTTGATATCCGGTTTATTTGCGCGACCAACCGTGACCCCCTCAGGGAAGTACGGGAAGGGCGTTTCCGGGAGGATCTGTACTATCGATTGCATGTTATACCCATTCATATGCCGGCCCTCCGAGAGCGCGGTGGCGATATTCTGTTACTTGCCCGCTCGCTATTGACGTTGTATGCGAGCGACGAAGGAAAGGGTTTCACTGGCTTCAGTAAAGACGTCGAATCGTTTCTGACGCAATATGACTGGCCCGGCAACGTAAGAGAGTTGAGCAATGTGATTCGAAACGTGGTGGTGCTGAATGACGATACAGTCGTCGAGATGTCAATGCTGCCGAATCTGGTACGCTCCCAGGGGCTTGGGCGCGGCACGGTCTCTGCCGGAAGTTCGAGTGTGCCCTCAAGTGCGACGCTGGAGTCATCCTCTTTTTCTGCGAGCGAGACTCCGGCTCGCTCGCAGCCCAAGTTATCCTCTACGACCGGTGCGATACTTCCGCTTTGGCTGGAGGAGAAGCGTGTTATTGAAGCGGCCATTGCGAAATGCGATGGCAACGTGCCCAGAGCTGCCGCATTTCTGGAAATAAGTGCGTCCACGATTTACCGAAAAAAACAGCAATGGGAGAAAGAGCAGGCGGCGCGAGAATCAATCTGA
- a CDS encoding EAL domain-containing protein: MPTRNILGEQKTAEYPSERHNLLIVDDDLAVRMVSRLALTKAGFFVTEASDGHTALSWLESHKFDAILLDARMPGMDGFATCEKMREHLGDDSVPIIIVTGQNDDESIDAAFESGATDFAPKPLNWRIIIQRLNALIRARAIKKHLNNRSHQISSMLKTSAEAMLLLDYDGVIQGTHLIERLPREFSEKIIVGRNFLECLPDEFLQVVDTSLRAARKIEGCENFVFYHQHEGAPHTIQGRFVAAAEGELLCLLQDQSESFLSQRQLFELTYTDPETGIANEKQLMSELAQRLRDGLKQNTHTMVLRYSAFDLSGLEPRIGRPGIVRLVQTFVERIALGLESYLLTLNEDDRPTSFIARLSESDFVVLLSGIRDCEFAEELATVLLRRLATSVDVDGYTCSIDWAVGIADTLEAAATSDGIMSATAYAIQSNGLPINGYQVYRYSAELKERALRDIEIERLLRQDIAEGRLEVHYQPKFDLSRLALIGMEALIRWTSSELGVVSPATFIPIAEKSGLIISLSHLLVEKVFDQIVVWRDQGRAPLPVSINISGIHLNTRTIVEELRACMQLRRIPPELVELEVTESVMVDGTGKALKNLNDLRSMGVRIAIDDFGTGYSSLSYLRTLPCDCLKIDRSFVQCITSDPTAAAIARAIITIGQEVNLHVIAEGVETEEQLEKLAQLGCNSVQGYFTGRPVSNDDFSPFFEGACLGT, from the coding sequence ATGCCCACCCGAAATATACTCGGCGAACAGAAAACCGCCGAGTACCCCTCTGAACGCCATAATTTACTGATTGTCGACGATGATCTTGCTGTGCGAATGGTTTCTCGTCTGGCCCTGACAAAAGCCGGATTTTTTGTAACAGAGGCATCCGACGGTCATACCGCCCTTAGCTGGTTAGAATCACACAAGTTCGACGCTATTCTCCTGGACGCCAGAATGCCAGGTATGGACGGCTTTGCGACCTGTGAAAAGATGCGCGAGCACCTGGGCGATGATTCGGTACCCATCATAATTGTGACTGGGCAGAATGACGATGAGTCCATCGATGCTGCTTTTGAGAGCGGAGCAACGGACTTCGCACCCAAGCCTCTGAACTGGCGAATCATAATTCAGCGGTTGAACGCACTGATACGCGCCAGGGCTATCAAAAAACACCTCAATAACCGAAGCCATCAAATATCTTCGATGTTGAAAACGTCCGCTGAAGCGATGTTGCTACTCGACTATGACGGCGTCATACAGGGAACTCACCTGATCGAGAGGTTACCGAGGGAGTTCAGCGAAAAAATTATTGTCGGGCGAAATTTTCTTGAATGTCTCCCGGATGAATTCTTGCAGGTAGTCGATACGTCATTGCGTGCCGCCCGGAAAATTGAGGGCTGCGAAAATTTTGTTTTTTACCACCAGCACGAGGGGGCGCCCCATACCATTCAGGGGCGTTTTGTTGCGGCTGCTGAGGGCGAGCTGTTGTGCCTACTGCAGGATCAGAGTGAATCTTTTCTCAGTCAGCGCCAGTTATTCGAGCTGACCTACACCGATCCGGAAACTGGTATCGCCAACGAAAAGCAATTGATGTCCGAACTGGCCCAACGATTAAGAGATGGATTGAAGCAAAATACCCATACCATGGTTTTGCGTTACTCAGCCTTTGACCTGAGCGGTCTTGAACCACGAATTGGTCGACCTGGTATAGTCAGATTGGTCCAGACATTCGTCGAACGCATAGCGCTGGGGCTTGAAAGCTACCTGCTAACACTGAATGAAGATGACAGGCCGACCTCTTTCATCGCCCGTCTCTCAGAGTCCGACTTTGTAGTTTTGCTTTCTGGCATCCGTGACTGCGAATTTGCCGAGGAGCTGGCGACGGTATTGCTCCGTCGCCTTGCAACCAGTGTCGATGTCGACGGTTACACATGCTCTATTGATTGGGCGGTGGGTATCGCGGACACCTTGGAAGCTGCGGCCACTTCTGACGGAATTATGAGCGCTACCGCCTATGCGATTCAGTCCAACGGCTTGCCGATCAATGGATATCAGGTATACCGATACAGTGCCGAGCTAAAAGAGAGGGCGCTCAGGGATATCGAAATAGAGCGACTACTTCGTCAGGATATTGCAGAGGGCCGTCTCGAAGTGCATTACCAGCCAAAGTTCGATCTCTCTCGGCTTGCCTTAATTGGTATGGAAGCGTTGATTCGTTGGACCAGTTCCGAGCTGGGAGTGGTATCGCCAGCGACGTTCATTCCAATAGCCGAGAAATCGGGCCTTATCATTTCACTCAGCCATTTGCTCGTGGAAAAGGTGTTTGATCAAATTGTGGTTTGGCGTGATCAGGGGCGAGCCCCTCTCCCGGTTTCTATAAACATTTCCGGAATACATCTGAATACTCGAACAATCGTTGAGGAGTTGAGGGCCTGTATGCAACTCCGGCGGATTCCTCCGGAGTTGGTGGAACTGGAGGTGACAGAGAGCGTCATGGTTGATGGTACTGGTAAGGCGCTGAAAAACCTGAATGACCTCAGAAGCATGGGAGTTCGCATTGCCATTGATGATTTCGGCACTGGCTACTCATCACTGAGCTATTTAAGAACTCTGCCATGTGATTGCCTGAAAATAGATCGCAGTTTTGTTCAATGCATTACCTCCGACCCAACGGCAGCAGCAATTGCACGGGCGATAATTACGATTGGCCAGGAGGTGAATTTGCACGTCATCGCAGAGGGTGTGGAAACAGAAGAGCAACTGGAAAAACTTGCCCAACTGGGGTGTAACTCTGTTCAGGGTTATTTTACGGGACGGCCTGTTTCCAATGACGATTTTTCACCTTTCTTTGAGGGGGCTTGTTTAGGAACGTAA